DNA sequence from the Asticcacaulis sp. AND118 genome:
CGCGATCAGCACGAAGGCCTCCAGCGGCTTGCCGGCGATTTCACCGCACACCGATACCGGCGTGCCGGAATCCTCGGCGGCTTTCTGGATGGCCGACAGGGCGCGCAGCATCGGCGGCGACAGCACGTCGTAGCGGTCCGACATGCGCGGATTGGTGCGGTCGGCGGCAAACAGGTACTGCGTCAGGTCGTTGGTGCCGACGCTGGCGAAATCGACCATCGGCAGCAGGGCGTCGAGGTGGAACAGCAGCGACGGACATTCGATCATCACGCCCACGCGCAGGATATGCGGCAGCGGCCGGCCGCGGCGGCGGGCCCACTGACATTCGATATCGACCAGTTCGCGCGCCTGACGGAATTCGTCGACCGAGGCGACCATGGGGAACATGATACGCAGTTCGCGGCCCTTGGCGGCGGTGAGCAGCGCGCGCACCTGCATCCGCAGCAGGGCCGGGCGGTCCAGCCCCATGCGGATGGCGCGCCAGCCCAGAGCCGGGTTTTCCTCGCGCTCGGTCTCCATGTAGGGCAGGATCTTGTCGCCGCCGAGGTCGAGCGTGCGGAAGATGACCGGCTTGTCGCCCGCCGCGTCCATCACCCGCTCGTACAGTTCGGTCTGGCGTTTCAGGCGCGGCAGGTCTTCGGAAACCATGAACTGGAACTCGGTGCGGAACAGGCCTATGCCTTCGGCGCCGGTCTCCTGCATGATTTCCAGATCGAATTCCAGACCGGCATTCATCAGCATGGCGACGCGGTGGCCGTCCAGCGTCACCGCCTCGACGTCTTTCAGCTTTTCAAACTCGGCGCGACGGGCCGCGCGCATGTCCATGCGCGACACGGCGGCGCCCAGAATGTCCGGACGCGGACGCAGATAGGCTTCGCCGGTTTCGCCGTCGACCACGACCTGATCGCCCTGATTGACCTTGTCGCGCAGGCGGTCCAGCCGCCCGACGCAGGGGATTTGCAGGGCGCGCGCCACGATGGCGGCGTGGTTGGCCGCCGAGCCTTCTTCGAGCAGGATGCCTTTCAGCTTCTTGCGATCGTATTCCAGCAGGTCGGCGGGGCCCAGATCGCGCGCCACCAGAATGGCGTTGTCGGGGATTTCGCGGGCCACCGTATTCTTGCCCGCCAGTACGCGTAACAGCCGGTTGCCGAGGTCTTCGAGATCGTGCAGCCGCTCGCGCATATAGGCGTCGCGGGCATTGTTGAGCTTGGCGCGCTGTTCGTTGCGCACGCGCTCGACGGCGGCTTCGGCGGTCAGGCCCGAGCGCACGGCCTCGACCAGATTGCGCGTCCAGCCGCGGTCGTGGGCGAACATGCGATAGGTTTCGAGCACGTCGAAGGTCGGCCCGGCCAGACCATGCTGACCTTCGAACATCTGATCGATCTGATCGCGCAGGTCGCCGATGGCGGTCAAAAGCCGCGCCTCTTCGGCGATGGCGTCGTCCGACAGCAGATGATCGGGGGTGACGGGTACCTCGTGCAGGATGACGACGCCTATGGCAATGCCGTCGGCGAAACTCGACCCCTTCAGCCGCTCCGGCCGTTGGGGGGCGATTTCGATGTCTTTCAGCTCGTCATCGCTGACGAGGTCGCCGGCCACCATTTCAGCCAGCACCATGGCGATGATCTGAAGGTCTTCGACCTCGTCCTCGCCATAGGTGCGCATGGCCATATTCTGCACGACCAGCACGCCGATGGTACGGCCGCCGCGCAGCAAGGGCACGCCGAGGAAGGAGTTATAGGGGTCTTCGCCGGTTTCCGGACGGTAGGCGAAGCTGGCGTGCGACGGCGCGTCGTTGAGGTTCAGCGGCTGACCCGAACGGGCGACCTCACCGACCAGACCTTCGCTGAGGCGCAGGCGCGTATTGTGGACGGCTTCGCGGTTGAGGCCTTCGGTGGCGAACAGTTCCAGTTCTTCGGAAGTGCGGCGCAGATAGATCGAACACACTTCGGCGATCATCGAGCGGGCGATGATTTCCACCACGCGGTCCAGACGGGCCTGGGCCGAGGCGCCATCGGCCATGACTTCGCGGATCTGCCGCAGCAGACCGCGCTGACCGCGTGCACCCTGAACCAGACTTGGACTCAACGCTTGGGCTCCCCATACAACCGTTTGTCCCGATAATGGGAAAGGTTTTCGCGGCTGTCTACAGAGCCTTGTCCCCCGAGACAAGTCACGAAGACTTTACGGGGTCACATACGGGAAACAAATGGACGTAAAGCTACGCCACCAGCGTTTCGACCCGGCGCTTCACCTCGTCCGAGGCGCGCGAGATCGAGTCGAAGGTCGAGGTGACGTGGCCCAGGCTGGCCTCGATCTCGCCTACCGCGCCGACAGCCGAGTGCATGTTGCCGGAGATTTCCGAGGTCACCGTGCTCTGCTGCTCCAGCGCCGAAGCGACGGCCACCACATTGTCGAGCACCGAGGTCATCTGCGAAATGACTTCATCGAGCGCGGCGGCGACATCGGAGGTGATGGTCTGCATCGAGGCGATTTCCTGCGCGATGCGGGCCGAGGACGAGGCCGACTGATTGGCCAGCGACTTGACCTCCGACGCCACGACGGCGAAGCCCTTGCCGGCTTCGCCCGCACGGGCGGACTCGATGGTGGCGTTGAGCGCCAAAAGGTTGATCTGGCTGGCGATGTCCTGAATGAAGATCACGACGCTGCCCATCGCGTCGGCGCTTTCGGTCAGGTGCCCGGCGGAGCTTTGCACGCGGCCCGTCGAGGCGAAGGCGGTTTCGACGGCCAGACGCGCCTGATTCATGTTCTGGGCGATCTCGTGCACGCTCTGGCGCAGTTCCTCGGCGGCGGCGACCGAATTGATGATCGATCCGGTCTCGGTCGAGGCCCCGGCGGCCCCGGCGACCATCTGGTTGGCGGTGACGATACGTGACACCACATCGCCCAGATCGGTGTTGATCTCCTGCGACAGGTGGTCGTTGCGCAGGCGCTTTTCGACCTCGGCGGTGGTGTCGACCGCGAACTTCACCACCTTCACAACCTTGCCGGCTTCGTCGATGATCGGGTTGTAGGTCGCCTGAATGTAGACGGGGCGGCTGCCCTTGGCGAGGCGCTTGAAATTGGCGGATTTATAATGCCCGGCGCGCAGGTCGGCCCAGAAGGCGGCGTAGTCGGGCGAGGCGACGTAGGAGGGCTCGCAGAACAGGCGGTGGTGCTGGCCGTCCAGTTCGTGCGCCGCATAGCCCATCACCTTGAGGAAGTTGGGGTTGGCGGTGAGGATCTGACCTTCCGGCGTGAATTCGATGATGGCCTGCGACTGACCCAGCGCGCGCATCTTGCCCGACGCGTCGATCTCGCTTTCCTTGGCGGCGGTGATGTCCGAGGCGCATTTGACGACCTTCACGACATTGCCGCGGCGGTCGCGCACCGGCGTGTAGGCGGCCTGAAGCCAGACGACCTGACCGTCGCGTCCGAAGCGGCGGAACTCGCCCGTCTTCGATTGCCCCGCCGCCAGATCGCTCCAGAAGCGTGCATAGTCCGGGGAGGCGGTATAGGCCGGATCGCAGAGAATGCGATGGTGCCGCCCGCGCAGTTCGCCGGCCGTATAGCCCGTCGCCTTGAGGAAGTTGTCGTTGGCGCTGAGGATGTCGCCCCTGGGCGAAAATTCGATGACGGCCATTGCGGCGTTCAGTGCGGCCAGTACGGCGTCGGAATCTTTGGGTGAGAAAAACATGGGTGCAGGTCCGATAGGTTAAGCGAATCCGGTCAGGTCGGCGTATCGAATCTGCCTCCGGGTAGATTAAAGAAACGATGGTATGGCAAAGGTTTCGTATACGAAATGATCTGCAATGGGTTGTTTTGAGCCATCTTCTGAAAATTTCGCGATTTTGTAACAAAAAGGCCGGCTCCCACCCCGAAGGTTCCCGCCCTTTTCACAGGTACGGGTTGCGTTACGTAAGGTAAAAGCAATCGATTTCATATCGTTATGCTTGTAAAAGGCCTGACCACTCTTCCGTAAACACTGTGACCCACGCGGCGTGTTCTCAGGTCCCGTTCGCAAAAAGGCCGTCCGGCACCCGGCGCAACGCCGGGCGCTGAACGGCGTCTGTTTTTTACGCGGTCGGGGCTTACTGCCCGATCTTGTCCAGATCGTAGGCGGCGTGAAGGGCGCGCACGGCCAGTTCGGTATAGGCTTCGTCGATCAGGACCGAGATCTTGATTTCCGAGGTCGAGATGACCTGGATATTGATGCCCTTGTCCGACAGGGCGCGGAACATGGTTTCGGCGACGCCCGTGTGCGAGCGCATGCCGACACCGACGATCGACACCTTGGCGACGTTCTCGTCGACCTTGATGGCGTCGAAGCCGATCTCGGCCTTGGCGGCTTCCATGATTTCGGCGGCGACCTTGGCGTCGCGGCGGCCGACGGTGAAGAGCTGATTGGCGTATTCGCCCGACCGCTTTTCCGACTGCACGATCATGTCGACATTGATGTTGGCGGCGGCCAGTTTAGAGAAGACGGCGGCGGAGACGCCGACCTTGTTCGGCAGGCCCAGCAGGGTGATCTTGGCTTCATCACGGCTGAAGGCCACGCCGGAAACAATATGCTTTTCCACGATTTCGTCCTCGTCGCACACGATGGTGCCCTGATCGATGTTTTCGCCGGGTTCGACGAATGAAGAGAGTACGCGCACCGGCACGCGCTGACCCATGGCCAGTTCGACCGAGCGGGTTTGCAGCACCTTGGCCCCCAGCGACGCCATTTCCAGCATTTCCTCAAAGGAAATCTTCTTCAGGCGGCGGGCCTTGGCTTCGACGCGCGGGTCGGTGGTGTAGACGCCGTCGACGTCCGTATAGATGTCGCAGCGGATGGCCTTGACGGCGGCGGCGACCGCCACGGCCGAGGTGTCGGAACCGCCGCGGCCCAGCGTGGTGATGCGGCCCGATTCCGTGACGCCCTGAAAGCCCGGCACGACGACGATCTGACCGGCGTCCAGCGCGGTTTCCAGCCTGGCCGGCGGGATGTCGAGGATGCGCGCCTTGCCATGCACGTCCGAGGTGATGATCGGCACCTGCCAGCCCATCATCGAAACGGCGTCGTAGCCCATATTGCGCAGCGTCATGCTCAGCAGTCCGGCGGTGACCTGCTCGCCCGAAGCCACGACCACGTCGTATTCGTCGTCGCCTTCGATGGCCTTGCCTGTCGCTTTACCCGCGCCGTCGGTCCAGGCGACCAGTTCGTTGGTCTTGCCCGACATGGCCGACACGACGACCGCCACGCGGTGACCGGCATCGAACTCGGCGGCCACCAGTCGGGCCGCCCTGCGGATGCGTTCGAGGTCGGCCATCGAGGTGCCGCCGAACTTCATCACGAGACGAGTCATTAATCCGTCTTTCTCTTCAAACAGTACAAGGACGTACACAAAAAATGCGCGCCCGCTTTACTGCCCGTGCGCGCCCCTGTGAAGCTTTTTTGCGAAAAAAGCGCATACGTAAGGTGCTTTTTGCGCTATTCCCTGCCTGAAACGGCTGTTTTCGGAGCGTGACATGACCAGAGCGGCAAAAAATCGAGCAAAATCAGTTGCAAATGAGACGGATTTGGCGGTGGCCGCCCCGGCCGGTCCCAGCATCGACGCCGAAGACGTGGCGCGCTTTTCGGCGCTGGCCGCCAGGTGGTGGGACCCCAAGGGCGAGTTCGCGCCGCTG
Encoded proteins:
- the ptsP gene encoding phosphoenolpyruvate--protein phosphotransferase, giving the protein MADGASAQARLDRVVEIIARSMIAEVCSIYLRRTSEELELFATEGLNREAVHNTRLRLSEGLVGEVARSGQPLNLNDAPSHASFAYRPETGEDPYNSFLGVPLLRGGRTIGVLVVQNMAMRTYGEDEVEDLQIIAMVLAEMVAGDLVSDDELKDIEIAPQRPERLKGSSFADGIAIGVVILHEVPVTPDHLLSDDAIAEEARLLTAIGDLRDQIDQMFEGQHGLAGPTFDVLETYRMFAHDRGWTRNLVEAVRSGLTAEAAVERVRNEQRAKLNNARDAYMRERLHDLEDLGNRLLRVLAGKNTVAREIPDNAILVARDLGPADLLEYDRKKLKGILLEEGSAANHAAIVARALQIPCVGRLDRLRDKVNQGDQVVVDGETGEAYLRPRPDILGAAVSRMDMRAARRAEFEKLKDVEAVTLDGHRVAMLMNAGLEFDLEIMQETGAEGIGLFRTEFQFMVSEDLPRLKRQTELYERVMDAAGDKPVIFRTLDLGGDKILPYMETEREENPALGWRAIRMGLDRPALLRMQVRALLTAAKGRELRIMFPMVASVDEFRQARELVDIECQWARRRGRPLPHILRVGVMIECPSLLFHLDALLPMVDFASVGTNDLTQYLFAADRTNPRMSDRYDVLSPPMLRALSAIQKAAEDSGTPVSVCGEIAGKPLEAFVLIALGFNRLSMPPAGIGQVKRMILSLDRDQAAKAIQKLMGSSYGSLRSEVLALARKLNVNL
- a CDS encoding PAS domain-containing methyl-accepting chemotaxis protein, which gives rise to MFFSPKDSDAVLAALNAAMAVIEFSPRGDILSANDNFLKATGYTAGELRGRHHRILCDPAYTASPDYARFWSDLAAGQSKTGEFRRFGRDGQVVWLQAAYTPVRDRRGNVVKVVKCASDITAAKESEIDASGKMRALGQSQAIIEFTPEGQILTANPNFLKVMGYAAHELDGQHHRLFCEPSYVASPDYAAFWADLRAGHYKSANFKRLAKGSRPVYIQATYNPIIDEAGKVVKVVKFAVDTTAEVEKRLRNDHLSQEINTDLGDVVSRIVTANQMVAGAAGASTETGSIINSVAAAEELRQSVHEIAQNMNQARLAVETAFASTGRVQSSAGHLTESADAMGSVVIFIQDIASQINLLALNATIESARAGEAGKGFAVVASEVKSLANQSASSSARIAQEIASMQTITSDVAAALDEVISQMTSVLDNVVAVASALEQQSTVTSEISGNMHSAVGAVGEIEASLGHVTSTFDSISRASDEVKRRVETLVA
- a CDS encoding aspartate kinase codes for the protein MTRLVMKFGGTSMADLERIRRAARLVAAEFDAGHRVAVVVSAMSGKTNELVAWTDGAGKATGKAIEGDDEYDVVVASGEQVTAGLLSMTLRNMGYDAVSMMGWQVPIITSDVHGKARILDIPPARLETALDAGQIVVVPGFQGVTESGRITTLGRGGSDTSAVAVAAAVKAIRCDIYTDVDGVYTTDPRVEAKARRLKKISFEEMLEMASLGAKVLQTRSVELAMGQRVPVRVLSSFVEPGENIDQGTIVCDEDEIVEKHIVSGVAFSRDEAKITLLGLPNKVGVSAAVFSKLAAANINVDMIVQSEKRSGEYANQLFTVGRRDAKVAAEIMEAAKAEIGFDAIKVDENVAKVSIVGVGMRSHTGVAETMFRALSDKGINIQVISTSEIKISVLIDEAYTELAVRALHAAYDLDKIGQ